The following are encoded together in the Planococcus antarcticus DSM 14505 genome:
- a CDS encoding MBL fold metallo-hydrolase, with protein sequence MKKIIIPLLTVLILVLLTACTEITEQPEKEHNGNETDQESEQVEELAGEEIVQGGLKVHYIDVGQGDSTLLEFEGFSMLIDAGNWNSTEAVDYLKQQEIQDIDIVVGTHPDADHIGQLAQVIGEFEVGEVWMSGNTSSSNTFLNALQAIEASGSDYVEPRSGDSFEVGSLQIEVLYPDEITGATNEESVSLKITYGDVGFVFTGDAGVKQEQEMIDNGMDLDAEILHVGHHGSNTSTSPEFLKAVAPEVAIYSAGADNSYGHPHAEVIAAAENSGAEVYGTDVNGTILVRTDGKSYRVETQQEGVPTEGENRCIDLNIASSAELQEISGIGEVYA encoded by the coding sequence TTGAAAAAGATCATAATTCCTTTACTGACAGTCCTTATTTTGGTGTTGTTAACAGCTTGTACGGAAATTACTGAGCAGCCGGAAAAAGAACACAATGGCAACGAAACAGATCAAGAAAGTGAGCAAGTTGAAGAACTCGCTGGGGAGGAAATCGTCCAGGGGGGGTTGAAAGTGCATTATATTGATGTCGGCCAGGGGGATTCCACGTTATTGGAGTTTGAAGGGTTTTCGATGTTGATTGATGCAGGCAACTGGAATTCGACAGAAGCAGTGGATTACCTGAAACAACAGGAAATCCAGGATATTGACATCGTTGTCGGCACCCATCCCGATGCTGATCATATCGGCCAGCTAGCGCAGGTAATCGGGGAATTCGAGGTTGGGGAAGTGTGGATGTCCGGAAATACGAGCAGTTCTAATACATTCCTCAATGCCCTACAGGCTATCGAAGCGAGCGGCTCGGATTATGTGGAACCGAGAAGCGGCGACAGCTTTGAAGTGGGATCTTTGCAAATCGAAGTGCTGTACCCAGACGAAATCACCGGTGCAACGAATGAAGAATCTGTTTCATTGAAAATAACCTATGGTGATGTAGGATTTGTTTTCACAGGAGATGCAGGGGTTAAGCAGGAGCAGGAAATGATCGACAATGGCATGGACCTGGATGCGGAAATTTTGCATGTGGGACACCACGGTTCCAATACATCGACAAGTCCAGAATTTTTGAAGGCAGTAGCTCCTGAAGTGGCGATTTACAGTGCTGGAGCTGATAATTCCTATGGCCATCCGCATGCAGAGGTAATTGCTGCTGCAGAAAACTCAGGAGCAGAAGTATATGGCACGGATGTCAACGGCACCATTCTGGTTAGAACAGACGGCAAGTCTTACCGTGTAGAGACGCAGCAGGAAGGGGTGCCAACCGAAGGTGAGAACCGGTGCATTGATTTGAACATAGCTTCCTCAGCAGAATTGCAGGAAATTTCAGGAATCGGCGAAGTTTATGCGTGA
- a CDS encoding DUF3006 domain-containing protein, translating into MKGILDRIEDGRYAVILVEGEELELVLPANRLPEGSQINAWFIIGAENGQLAVALDEETTRIKSEQAEELMARLRTNKKGSRFKQN; encoded by the coding sequence ATGAAAGGAATTTTAGATCGGATTGAAGACGGCAGATATGCAGTCATTTTAGTGGAAGGCGAAGAGCTAGAATTGGTCTTGCCCGCCAACCGCTTGCCGGAAGGAAGTCAGATCAATGCCTGGTTTATCATCGGTGCGGAGAACGGCCAGTTGGCAGTTGCTTTGGATGAAGAAACTACCCGTATCAAAAGTGAGCAAGCAGAAGAATTAATGGCTAGATTGCGGACTAACAAAAAAGGTAGTCGTTTTAAGCAGAATTGA
- the pepF gene encoding oligoendopeptidase F has product MVKSLPTRLAVPVGETWDLSNLFNSSKDFDQALESLEQEAEALNHKTQGTITDVPTTIQTLTDYMAFLEKLVIVSTYASLTISTDQTNNEAQLQSSKFSAVAAKISSKLSFINSELLALPRETLEQAMQESAEFKGFLEKLLRKKPYQLHPEVEKTLAAYSSTFSAPYGLYNTTKMVDMNFEDFEVNGQAYPLSYVSFEGDWEAEPDTELRRAAFDAFSKKLKDYQHTTAKTYDMQLQTEKTTADLRGYDSIFDYLLSNQEVDRSLYNRQIDLITKELAPHMQKYAKLLQKVNGLDRMTFADLKISLDPSYEPEITVEESKNYIDGALSIMGPDYIEMVNRSYSERWIDFAQNKGKSTGAFCSSPYGVHPYILISWTGRMNEVFVLAHELGHAGHFYNANREQNIFNARPSLYFIEAPSTMNEMLVANHLLKNSEDLKFKRWVISSIVARTYYHNFVTHLLEAAYQRKVYERIDGGQSVNAGILNTIKRGVLEEFWGDSVDITDGAELTWMRQPHYYMGLYPYTYSAGLTISTQVSKRILNEGQTAVDEWLEVLKAGGTKTPVELAQMAGVDITTEQPLRDTIAYIGELVDELVRLTEEIEAG; this is encoded by the coding sequence ATGGTTAAAAGTTTGCCAACACGTTTAGCGGTTCCTGTCGGAGAGACATGGGACTTATCCAATTTATTCAATAGCTCCAAAGATTTCGATCAAGCATTGGAAAGCTTGGAGCAGGAAGCTGAAGCCTTAAATCATAAAACTCAAGGTACCATCACCGATGTGCCGACTACCATTCAGACTTTAACAGATTACATGGCCTTCCTTGAGAAATTAGTCATAGTCAGCACCTATGCGAGTTTGACGATCAGCACAGACCAAACCAACAACGAGGCTCAACTGCAGTCTAGTAAGTTTAGTGCTGTGGCTGCCAAGATTAGCAGCAAGCTGTCTTTTATCAACAGTGAGCTTCTCGCTTTGCCAAGAGAAACTTTGGAGCAGGCGATGCAGGAGTCAGCAGAATTCAAAGGTTTTCTGGAAAAACTGCTTCGCAAAAAACCTTACCAACTGCATCCTGAAGTGGAAAAAACGCTTGCTGCTTATTCTTCCACTTTCAGTGCGCCATATGGACTTTACAACACCACGAAAATGGTCGATATGAACTTTGAAGATTTCGAAGTAAATGGCCAAGCATACCCGCTCAGCTATGTTTCCTTTGAAGGAGATTGGGAAGCAGAGCCCGATACAGAGCTTCGCCGTGCAGCATTTGATGCTTTTTCCAAAAAGCTGAAAGATTACCAGCACACGACCGCGAAAACCTATGATATGCAGTTGCAAACAGAAAAAACAACAGCTGATTTACGTGGCTATGACAGCATTTTTGACTATCTTCTCTCCAACCAAGAAGTGGACCGCTCGCTCTACAATCGCCAAATCGATCTAATCACCAAGGAACTTGCACCCCATATGCAAAAATACGCAAAACTATTGCAGAAAGTTAACGGCTTGGATCGTATGACTTTTGCAGACTTAAAAATTTCCTTGGACCCGAGCTACGAACCCGAAATCACTGTGGAGGAATCCAAAAACTATATTGATGGTGCTCTGTCCATCATGGGCCCTGATTACATCGAAATGGTCAATCGTTCCTATTCTGAAAGATGGATCGACTTTGCCCAAAACAAAGGGAAATCGACGGGCGCTTTCTGCTCGAGTCCTTACGGTGTCCATCCGTATATTTTAATATCCTGGACTGGACGCATGAACGAAGTCTTCGTGTTGGCTCACGAACTTGGCCACGCAGGCCATTTCTACAACGCCAATCGTGAACAGAACATCTTTAATGCACGTCCTTCTCTTTACTTTATCGAAGCGCCTTCTACGATGAATGAAATGCTGGTCGCCAACCATCTGCTGAAAAATTCAGAGGATCTGAAATTCAAACGTTGGGTGATTTCATCGATTGTTGCGAGAACTTACTACCATAATTTCGTCACTCATCTGCTTGAAGCCGCTTATCAGCGCAAGGTCTATGAGCGGATTGACGGAGGACAAAGCGTCAATGCTGGAATTTTAAACACCATCAAACGCGGAGTGTTGGAGGAATTCTGGGGAGATTCCGTTGATATTACAGACGGTGCCGAGTTGACCTGGATGCGCCAGCCGCATTATTATATGGGCTTGTATCCATACACTTATAGTGCGGGATTGACCATCTCCACCCAAGTATCCAAACGAATTTTGAATGAAGGCCAGACGGCTGTAGATGAATGGCTGGAGGTTCTGAAAGCAGGAGGCACCAAAACGCCGGTGGAACTTGCACAAATGGCAGGAGTCGATATCACGACCGAACAACCGCTGCGCGACACCATCGCTTATATCGGCGAGCTGGTCGACGAATTAGTCCGCTTAACAGAAGAAATCGAAGCAGGCTAA
- a CDS encoding acyl-CoA dehydrogenase family protein encodes MNQFIKTPEQQALIDRLRALQPIFQAREPELDVRGSFPFENIKDLKKLDYHTLTLPREHGGQGFGLYEYVLAQEAIAEGSGSTALSIGWHVGIVLEYAENRHWQSESADWLMAEVANGALINTAATEANAGSPARGALPQTTAVLDGNHYIINGKKTYTSMAPALDYIFVTAATENDEVITVIIPRHTGGVSIDETWDMLAMRGTASHTLVLDKVRIPRTHILKPARTAAATKGWLLHIPACYIGIAAAARAYAVEFAANYIPASLDKPIAETPAIQQIIGEMELQLATARHLLYGTAERYSHAANKEDMDEALNITKIAVTHAAMEVVDKAMKIVGSRALSEDNPMHRHYLNVRAGLYNPPMEDMVKNQLVTRAIKAFTQHSKTEVK; translated from the coding sequence ATGAATCAATTTATCAAAACACCAGAACAACAAGCGTTAATCGATCGACTTCGTGCCTTACAGCCGATTTTCCAAGCACGCGAGCCGGAACTGGATGTACGTGGCTCCTTTCCTTTTGAAAACATCAAAGACCTAAAGAAATTAGACTACCATACCTTGACCTTGCCGCGGGAACACGGCGGTCAAGGGTTTGGGCTGTACGAATATGTATTGGCTCAGGAAGCCATAGCTGAAGGATCAGGATCGACGGCACTTTCAATCGGCTGGCACGTCGGCATTGTTCTGGAATATGCTGAGAATCGTCATTGGCAGTCAGAATCCGCTGATTGGCTGATGGCAGAGGTTGCAAACGGCGCGCTTATCAACACCGCGGCTACAGAAGCCAATGCCGGAAGCCCAGCCAGAGGCGCTTTGCCGCAGACCACTGCTGTTCTTGATGGAAACCACTATATCATAAATGGAAAAAAAACCTATACTTCTATGGCGCCCGCCCTCGATTATATTTTCGTAACCGCGGCCACAGAAAACGATGAAGTCATCACTGTCATCATTCCACGCCATACTGGTGGGGTGTCAATCGACGAAACCTGGGATATGCTAGCGATGAGAGGTACTGCGAGCCATACACTGGTCCTCGATAAAGTCCGGATTCCTAGAACCCATATTTTGAAACCCGCTAGAACTGCAGCAGCCACTAAAGGCTGGTTACTCCATATTCCAGCATGCTACATTGGAATTGCTGCGGCTGCGAGAGCCTATGCAGTCGAGTTCGCCGCTAATTACATCCCTGCATCTCTTGACAAGCCAATTGCAGAGACCCCTGCCATCCAGCAGATCATCGGTGAAATGGAACTTCAGCTTGCTACTGCCCGCCATCTTTTATACGGAACTGCAGAACGCTATAGCCATGCTGCCAACAAAGAAGACATGGATGAAGCTTTGAATATCACAAAAATAGCCGTTACTCACGCTGCTATGGAGGTTGTCGATAAGGCCATGAAGATCGTTGGCTCCCGCGCTCTTTCAGAAGACAACCCGATGCATCGTCACTATCTCAATGTCCGAGCGGGACTCTACAATCCACCAATGGAAGACATGGTCAAAAATCAATTGGTGACGCGAGCAATCAAGGCTTTTACACAACACTCAAAAACAGAGGTGAAATAA
- a CDS encoding SDR family oxidoreductase, protein MVDKQFDNTDLKDYKASGALTEKVAIVTGASSGIGQAVAIAYAKEGAKVVIGYLGDDEGAQKTIQLIEGYGGDAKALSGDLGKSENCDRLVQFALAEFGQLDILVNNAGYQYPQTSPLAITDEQMLKTFEIKAFAMFYLTRAALPHLKKGSRIINTASINAYRGHSDLIDYAGANGAMVAMTRSLARRLVREEIAVNGIAPGPIWTPLITKTYADLNPDVADDFGEDVPAGRPGQPYELVKAYVFLADPQNSYMTGQFLHMNGGDYMST, encoded by the coding sequence ATGGTGGATAAGCAGTTTGATAATACCGATTTAAAAGACTATAAAGCCAGTGGAGCACTCACTGAAAAGGTCGCCATAGTCACAGGCGCTAGCAGTGGGATTGGACAAGCGGTCGCAATTGCTTACGCTAAGGAAGGCGCAAAAGTGGTCATCGGGTATCTCGGTGACGACGAAGGTGCCCAAAAGACAATTCAACTGATTGAAGGCTACGGAGGCGATGCCAAAGCGCTAAGCGGTGATTTGGGAAAATCAGAGAATTGTGACCGGTTGGTCCAATTCGCATTGGCTGAGTTCGGCCAATTGGATATCTTAGTCAACAATGCCGGTTATCAATATCCCCAAACTTCTCCTCTGGCTATTACCGATGAACAGATGCTGAAGACCTTTGAAATCAAAGCTTTTGCCATGTTCTACTTGACTCGAGCGGCCCTTCCACATTTGAAAAAAGGTTCACGTATTATCAACACAGCCTCCATCAATGCTTACCGTGGCCATTCGGATCTGATCGATTATGCAGGAGCCAATGGGGCAATGGTGGCAATGACTCGGTCGTTGGCCCGTCGCTTGGTAAGGGAGGAAATTGCAGTAAACGGCATCGCGCCAGGACCAATCTGGACACCGTTAATCACTAAAACCTATGCTGATTTAAATCCGGACGTAGCCGACGACTTTGGTGAAGATGTGCCAGCAGGACGTCCAGGACAGCCCTATGAGCTGGTTAAAGCCTATGTTTTTTTGGCGGATCCCCAGAACTCCTATATGACAGGCCAGTTCCTGCATATGAACGGCGGCGACTACATGTCTACTTAA
- a CDS encoding MBL fold metallo-hydrolase — MKIIPIGIWGGYPNKNEATSAFLIEQNGFRCLVDCGSGVLAAVQNYTALCDLNAVIISHYHPDHVADIGVLQHAAMVGMQLKEWKTPLLIYAHDKDGNEFEKLSYKGVTEGRAIQASETLELGPWKVSFCETVHPVYCLAIKFTANDQNVVFTADTSWKEELIDFSQEADLLVAESNLYEKYIGIIQGHLSGSQAGNLAERAGVKQLLLTHLPQYGELDEILHAAKSSYSGKVEFAVIGKSYEI; from the coding sequence TTGAAAATCATACCGATAGGCATTTGGGGCGGTTATCCCAATAAAAATGAGGCAACATCAGCATTTTTGATTGAACAGAACGGATTTCGTTGTCTGGTCGATTGTGGCAGCGGGGTATTGGCGGCAGTTCAGAATTACACAGCGTTATGTGATCTGAATGCTGTAATCATCAGCCATTACCATCCGGATCATGTTGCTGATATCGGCGTATTGCAACATGCTGCTATGGTAGGCATGCAACTGAAAGAATGGAAGACCCCTTTGCTTATCTATGCCCATGATAAGGATGGGAATGAATTCGAGAAGCTGTCGTATAAAGGCGTCACGGAAGGTCGAGCCATACAGGCTTCAGAAACGCTTGAGCTAGGCCCGTGGAAGGTTTCATTCTGTGAAACGGTTCATCCGGTTTATTGTCTGGCCATAAAATTCACTGCGAATGACCAGAACGTTGTGTTTACTGCAGATACGAGTTGGAAAGAAGAGTTGATCGATTTTTCTCAAGAAGCTGATCTACTTGTTGCTGAATCGAATCTCTATGAAAAATACATTGGAATTATTCAAGGGCACCTAAGTGGCAGTCAAGCTGGAAACCTTGCTGAACGTGCCGGTGTCAAACAATTGCTGTTGACCCATCTGCCACAATATGGAGAGTTGGATGAGATTTTGCATGCGGCAAAGTCCAGTTATTCTGGGAAAGTAGAGTTTGCGGTAATAGGAAAGAGTTACGAAATCTGA
- a CDS encoding YkvI family membrane protein has protein sequence MKSLKMGSAFVGIIVGAGFASGQEILQYFTSFGLMGTIAAILATALFAYLGMSLTRLGSRMKTTSHKEAIFGISGKIIGTIVDYIIILTLFGVGVVMIAGAGSIFSQQFNLPAPLGSTVMVILVILTIMLNVQKVIAIIGSITPFLIIAVIGLAVYSLMTMDSTFASLDPVANKQNSALSNWFLSAINYVSFNIAVGASMAIVMGGTEKDEKVAARGGLIGGLILGGLIILSHLAIFSKVDVVGNAEMPLLQIADDISPVLGIFMSFILFGMIYNTAVSMLFSFSARFVVMGTAKSRIFIIVVGTVAYILSFVGFTKLVSWFYPTIGFLGLFLVGALIVADIRKSHHKKLQ, from the coding sequence ATGAAAAGTTTAAAAATGGGGAGTGCTTTTGTCGGCATTATCGTCGGAGCTGGATTTGCTTCCGGTCAAGAGATTCTGCAGTATTTTACTAGCTTCGGTCTTATGGGAACAATCGCAGCAATTCTTGCAACCGCTTTATTTGCATATTTAGGGATGAGTTTAACACGACTCGGAAGCCGGATGAAAACGACATCACATAAAGAAGCTATTTTCGGCATCAGCGGAAAAATAATCGGTACCATCGTTGATTACATTATTATCTTAACTCTTTTTGGAGTCGGGGTAGTGATGATTGCGGGGGCAGGCTCTATCTTTTCTCAACAATTCAATTTGCCAGCGCCACTCGGCAGTACGGTGATGGTGATTCTTGTCATTTTGACTATTATGCTGAATGTCCAAAAAGTTATCGCTATTATCGGCAGCATTACACCGTTTCTAATCATTGCTGTCATAGGCTTGGCTGTATACAGTCTGATGACGATGGATTCTACGTTTGCGTCATTAGATCCGGTTGCTAATAAACAAAATTCAGCTTTGTCAAACTGGTTCCTGTCTGCCATCAATTATGTGTCATTTAATATTGCAGTCGGTGCTTCGATGGCGATTGTCATGGGTGGCACCGAAAAAGATGAAAAAGTCGCAGCACGCGGCGGACTCATTGGCGGACTCATTTTAGGTGGTCTGATTATTCTAAGCCATTTGGCGATTTTCTCAAAAGTGGATGTTGTCGGCAATGCCGAAATGCCGTTGCTGCAAATTGCTGATGATATTTCGCCGGTGCTCGGAATCTTCATGTCATTTATCCTTTTCGGCATGATTTACAATACCGCGGTCAGCATGCTGTTTTCATTCTCTGCACGTTTTGTTGTAATGGGTACAGCGAAATCCCGCATTTTCATTATCGTTGTCGGCACTGTCGCTTACATCTTAAGCTTTGTCGGTTTTACAAAACTCGTCAGTTGGTTTTATCCGACCATCGGTTTTCTTGGTTTGTTCCTCGTCGGAGCTTTAATTGTTGCCGACATCCGAAAATCGCATCACAAGAAACTTCAGTAA
- a CDS encoding NAD(P)-dependent oxidoreductase, whose amino-acid sequence MKVGIIGATGKAGNLILKEALKRGHKVTAIVRDSQKVENPDVPVLEKDVFSLTSEDLALFDVVINAFGVPPEKASQHVEAGRLLIDSLKEARDTRLIVVGGAGSLFVDEARTTRLVETPEFPEAFKSVANGQAQNLAVLEASEGIDWTFLSPAAFFDPEGHRTGRYQKGDDGFIVNSKGKSYISYADYAIALVDEIESGEHKNKRFAVVSESY is encoded by the coding sequence GTGAAGGTAGGAATTATTGGTGCTACCGGAAAAGCTGGTAATTTAATCTTAAAAGAGGCTTTGAAAAGAGGGCATAAAGTGACGGCCATTGTGAGGGATTCGCAGAAAGTTGAGAATCCGGACGTGCCGGTGCTAGAAAAAGATGTCTTCAGTTTGACGTCAGAAGATTTAGCTCTTTTTGATGTAGTAATCAACGCTTTTGGTGTCCCTCCCGAAAAGGCAAGTCAACACGTTGAAGCTGGAAGACTTCTTATTGATTCGCTCAAAGAAGCTCGTGATACTCGTTTGATCGTGGTCGGAGGTGCTGGCAGCTTATTTGTTGATGAAGCGCGGACGACTCGTTTGGTGGAAACCCCTGAATTTCCTGAAGCGTTCAAGTCGGTCGCTAACGGCCAAGCACAAAATCTGGCCGTTTTGGAAGCATCAGAAGGGATTGATTGGACATTTTTGAGTCCTGCTGCATTTTTCGATCCGGAAGGTCACAGAACAGGACGTTATCAAAAAGGCGATGATGGGTTTATCGTCAACAGCAAAGGAAAAAGCTACATCAGCTATGCTGATTACGCAATTGCATTGGTTGATGAAATCGAAAGTGGTGAACATAAGAATAAACGATTTGCCGTCGTTTCTGAAAGTTATTGA
- a CDS encoding LLM class flavin-dependent oxidoreductase has translation MSHPVNSFPISILDLVPVREGGTTKDALDEMVTIAQHVEKLGYRRFWLSEHHNTATLASSATAILISKVLENTESIQVGSGGIMLPNHTPLVVAEQFGTLETLHPGRLNLGLGRAPGTDMQTAHALRRTTQETAFAFPQDVVELQNYLKPFEEQGPVRAHPGVGTAVPIYILGSSTSSAQLAARFGLPYVFAAHFAPQQLEQALQIYRNQFEPSEYLTEPYVMVCVNVIGADSNKQAEILSTSADQFYLNVVRGSKNLLKPPLDTMDGQWSYREEMMVRGMSQYTFKGDEETIGERLGAFVADLQIDEVIAVSYIYDQEKRKRSFEILKQAADRFNVTQQHSASSSI, from the coding sequence ATGTCACATCCTGTAAATTCATTTCCGATTTCCATTCTGGATTTGGTTCCAGTTCGTGAAGGCGGAACGACGAAAGACGCATTAGACGAAATGGTCACTATCGCACAACATGTAGAAAAATTGGGCTACCGGCGGTTTTGGTTATCTGAGCACCACAATACAGCTACCCTTGCCAGTTCTGCTACGGCGATTTTGATTTCCAAGGTGCTTGAAAATACCGAATCCATTCAAGTTGGATCGGGCGGAATCATGCTACCAAACCATACACCCTTGGTTGTCGCAGAACAATTTGGCACTTTGGAAACCTTGCATCCGGGCCGTTTGAATCTCGGTCTTGGGCGTGCTCCAGGAACAGATATGCAGACAGCACACGCGCTCCGCAGAACTACCCAGGAAACTGCGTTCGCTTTTCCGCAAGATGTCGTCGAATTGCAAAATTACCTGAAACCGTTTGAAGAACAAGGACCTGTCCGAGCACATCCAGGTGTGGGAACGGCAGTACCTATTTATATTTTGGGATCCAGCACCTCTAGTGCTCAGCTTGCTGCACGCTTCGGTCTGCCATATGTATTTGCAGCCCATTTCGCACCGCAGCAACTAGAACAGGCTTTGCAGATTTACCGAAATCAGTTCGAGCCTTCTGAATACTTGACTGAGCCGTACGTAATGGTCTGTGTCAACGTTATTGGTGCCGATTCTAATAAACAAGCTGAGATTTTGTCGACGTCCGCTGATCAATTCTATTTGAATGTCGTTAGAGGTAGCAAGAACTTGCTGAAGCCGCCACTCGATACGATGGATGGACAATGGAGCTACCGCGAGGAAATGATGGTGCGGGGAATGTCGCAATACACTTTCAAAGGTGATGAAGAGACGATAGGCGAGCGCTTGGGGGCTTTTGTAGCCGACTTGCAGATTGATGAAGTGATTGCTGTTTCTTATATCTATGATCAGGAAAAAAGAAAACGTTCTTTCGAAATATTAAAGCAAGCGGCCGATCGATTTAATGTGACTCAACAGCATTCCGCCTCTTCAAGTATATAA
- a CDS encoding DUF3219 family protein — protein sequence METIVWINDTKIHALNFKEEVSEESNSKQQKRKISFDFKVTSEEYHDIAVLLYKMHFQIRIPVQKLEFDASISNYSTSITDLYKPGQIADYCLELIEEL from the coding sequence ATGGAAACCATCGTTTGGATCAATGATACTAAGATACATGCTCTCAACTTCAAAGAAGAAGTGAGTGAAGAATCCAATTCTAAACAACAAAAAAGAAAAATCTCTTTCGACTTTAAAGTGACTAGCGAAGAATACCACGACATTGCAGTACTGCTGTATAAAATGCATTTTCAGATTCGCATTCCAGTGCAAAAACTGGAGTTTGATGCGTCAATTTCCAATTATTCAACGTCCATCACCGACTTGTATAAACCTGGACAAATAGCCGATTATTGTTTGGAGTTGATTGAAGAGCTGTAG
- a CDS encoding general stress protein, with protein sequence MTLKMTVENAVQARKEIEKLAAQGYTHDDIYIFAHDKKRGKDITKALDTEEVGMKEQGFLDSMKNMTSSRGDELRAKLAAAGLSDQEAEQYEEELDKGKLVIVANKNVE encoded by the coding sequence TTGACTTTAAAAATGACAGTTGAAAATGCAGTTCAAGCAAGAAAAGAAATCGAGAAATTAGCAGCTCAGGGATACACGCACGATGATATCTACATCTTCGCACACGACAAAAAACGCGGCAAAGACATCACGAAAGCATTAGACACAGAAGAAGTCGGCATGAAAGAACAGGGCTTCCTGGATAGCATGAAAAACATGACTAGCTCACGGGGCGATGAGCTCCGTGCAAAATTAGCAGCGGCCGGCTTATCGGATCAAGAAGCAGAGCAGTACGAGGAAGAGCTTGATAAAGGGAAGTTAGTTATTGTCGCAAACAAAAACGTAGAATAA
- a CDS encoding purine/pyrimidine permease, translating to MKNIFGGVQWAVFLIASSIAAPIAIASIFGMDATDTALFVQRTMFVLGIACLVQAFIGHRMPINEGPAGLWWGIFIVYAGLVGILYASMEESLQALQSGLLYSGVLFIVFAYTGLVDKLKVFFTPTITFVYLLLLVLQISESILSGLLGIVSKGDAVDGIVLLGGIAVILLTFFLMGHKVPWVSRYSMLFAIAAGWLIFWILGKSPEAEGGGSTLIALPEMLVFGPLIWDSGMFITALFLTILLIANMMASIRVMESVLKNSFSIQAPKRIKQASVASGINHIIAGIFSSIGPVPISGAAGFVSATRTPALKPFIFGGVIVVLISFFPALMAILASLPAPVAYAVIFAVFTQMVEMAFTELENEKNRQYSYKVAAFGLMSGVGIMFVPPESMGNLPSVLAATLSNGLITGTVIAIGIEQLLLWRKKKK from the coding sequence ATGAAAAATATTTTTGGTGGTGTGCAATGGGCGGTTTTTTTGATTGCTTCTTCTATTGCGGCACCAATTGCAATTGCCAGCATCTTTGGTATGGATGCGACAGATACTGCGTTATTTGTGCAGCGGACTATGTTCGTGCTTGGTATTGCTTGTTTAGTGCAGGCGTTTATCGGGCATCGAATGCCGATCAACGAAGGGCCTGCCGGTTTGTGGTGGGGTATTTTCATTGTTTACGCGGGCTTGGTCGGAATTTTGTATGCCTCTATGGAAGAATCCCTTCAAGCGTTGCAGAGTGGTTTGTTGTACAGCGGTGTCCTTTTTATCGTGTTTGCCTATACAGGTTTGGTTGACAAGCTTAAGGTTTTTTTTACACCAACCATCACTTTCGTGTATTTGTTATTGTTGGTGCTCCAAATCAGCGAGTCGATTTTATCAGGCTTATTGGGAATCGTTTCGAAAGGAGATGCAGTGGATGGAATAGTGCTGCTGGGTGGCATTGCAGTGATTCTACTGACTTTCTTTCTCATGGGCCACAAAGTGCCGTGGGTCAGTCGCTATTCCATGCTGTTTGCGATTGCAGCCGGGTGGCTGATTTTTTGGATTCTTGGAAAATCACCCGAGGCTGAAGGCGGGGGGAGCACCTTAATTGCCTTGCCTGAAATGCTGGTTTTTGGACCGTTGATTTGGGACAGCGGCATGTTCATCACGGCTTTGTTTTTAACCATTCTGCTAATTGCCAATATGATGGCATCGATCCGGGTAATGGAAAGCGTATTGAAGAATTCCTTTTCAATTCAAGCGCCTAAGCGCATCAAACAAGCTTCAGTGGCATCCGGTATCAACCACATCATTGCTGGAATTTTTTCGTCCATCGGTCCTGTGCCGATTTCAGGAGCGGCTGGATTTGTCAGTGCCACCAGAACACCAGCGCTCAAGCCTTTCATCTTCGGCGGTGTCATCGTTGTGCTAATCAGCTTTTTCCCAGCACTCATGGCTATTCTTGCTTCTTTACCAGCTCCGGTAGCTTATGCGGTCATTTTTGCTGTATTCACCCAAATGGTGGAAATGGCCTTTACGGAACTGGAAAATGAAAAAAACAGACAATATTCCTATAAAGTAGCTGCGTTCGGCTTGATGAGCGGCGTGGGCATTATGTTCGTGCCACCTGAAAGCATGGGGAACTTGCCTTCTGTTCTTGCAGCTACTTTATCAAACGGCTTGATCACCGGTACAGTCATCGCCATTGGTATAGAACAGCTATTGCTTTGGCGCAAAAAGAAAAAGTAG